From a single Nicotiana tomentosiformis chromosome 2, ASM39032v3, whole genome shotgun sequence genomic region:
- the LOC138906171 gene encoding uncharacterized protein, with protein sequence MYNIECKPWTVIKSQILADFVADFTSALIPEVEKELMLTSGANSGIWTLFMNGASNAKGSGLGIILKPPVGRIIRQSIRIVKLTNNEADYEAMIAGLELAKSLWAEVIEAKCDSLIDINQVNETFEVKEERMQRYLVKLQVTLHQFKKWILQHVPRDQNNEADALPNLGSSVDSDEFNSGAVVHLMNSVVEEGYIEVNSTSLTWDWRNKYIDYPKIGKLSSDPKESKALLAKAARFSLVEGNCSEGPSSTRWLDA encoded by the coding sequence ATGTATAATATCGAGTGCAAACCCTGGACTGTCATAAAGTCTCAGattttagcagactttgtggccgactttacatcGGCCTTGATAcctgaagtcgaaaaggaactgaTGCTCACTTCGGGGGCTAATTCAGGGATCTGGACCCTATTCATGAATGGTGCATCCAATGcgaaggggtccgggctcggtATCATACTAAAACCTCCTGTGGGTAggataattagacaatctattagaattgtaaaattgactaacaatgaagccgattatgaagctatgattgcaggtctggAACTGGCTAAGAGCCTTTgggccgaagtgatcgaagccaaatgtgactccctcatCGACATAAATCAAGTCAATGAaacgttcgaagtaaaagaggaaagGATGCAGAGATACTTGGTCAAATTGCAAGTAACCCTACACCAATTCAAGAAATGGATTCTGCAACacgtacctcgagatcaaaacaACGAGGCTGATGCACTGCCCAACTTGGGGTCGTCTGTCGACTccgatgagttcaactcgggggcagTAGTGCATTTGATGAATTCGGTAGTAGAAGAAGGTTACATTGAAGTAAACTcgacaagtttaacttgggattggagaaacaaatacatagactacccGAAGATAGGAAAATTGTCATCAGATCCCAAGGAATCGAAAGCCCTGCTTGCCAAAGCTGCCAGGTTTAGTTTAGTCGAAGGGAATTGTTCAGAAGGTCCTTCCTCGACCCGCTGGCTAGATGCTTAG